A window of the Leucothrix mucor DSM 2157 genome harbors these coding sequences:
- a CDS encoding NAD(P)/FAD-dependent oxidoreductase yields MCAIQAGQRGRSVLVLEKANKAGKKILISGGGRCNFTNLYTEPDAYLSHNTHFCKSALSRYTQWDFIALLEKHGLSWTEKTLGQLFCDQKAGAIVELLLDECREANVKIQLNCDISAIEKAEEFTVKSSLGDFSSESLVVATGGPSIPKMGATDFSQQVAEQFSLKTFPFTPGLVPFIFPEAELVSFFREISGTAVDVRMECNNVSFKEAILFTHRGLSGPAALQISSYWQLGDEVSVNLLPDIDTEEWLKEQQSERPKAELKTLLSQVLPKRLAIKLCELFFENKPMAQYNSKELGAIAMTLSDWRLKPSGTEGMRTAEVALGGVNCDELSSKTLEAKHVNGLYFIGESIDVTGHLGGYNFQWAWASGWCAGQYV; encoded by the coding sequence ATGTGTGCCATTCAGGCAGGTCAACGCGGACGCTCTGTACTGGTTTTAGAAAAAGCCAACAAGGCTGGAAAAAAAATTCTGATATCTGGTGGTGGACGCTGTAATTTCACCAACCTCTACACCGAACCTGACGCATATTTATCTCATAATACCCATTTTTGTAAATCTGCATTGTCTCGTTACACACAGTGGGACTTTATTGCCCTACTTGAAAAACATGGCTTGAGCTGGACTGAAAAGACGCTCGGGCAATTATTCTGTGATCAAAAAGCAGGTGCTATTGTTGAGCTACTGCTGGATGAGTGCCGTGAGGCCAATGTAAAAATACAACTTAACTGTGATATTAGCGCTATTGAAAAGGCAGAAGAATTCACCGTTAAAAGCAGTCTTGGCGACTTCTCTAGCGAAAGCTTAGTTGTTGCAACAGGTGGTCCCTCTATTCCAAAAATGGGTGCGACCGATTTCTCACAACAAGTTGCAGAACAGTTCTCACTAAAAACCTTTCCTTTTACCCCTGGGCTAGTACCTTTTATTTTCCCGGAAGCTGAGCTGGTGAGTTTTTTCAGAGAGATCTCCGGTACAGCTGTTGATGTCAGAATGGAATGCAACAATGTTAGCTTTAAAGAGGCAATTTTGTTTACACACCGGGGACTAAGTGGTCCAGCCGCGTTACAAATTTCATCTTATTGGCAGTTAGGCGATGAGGTTAGCGTAAACCTACTTCCCGATATTGATACTGAAGAGTGGCTGAAAGAGCAACAATCGGAACGCCCAAAGGCAGAACTTAAAACACTCTTATCCCAAGTACTACCTAAGCGATTAGCGATTAAGCTTTGTGAATTGTTCTTTGAAAATAAACCAATGGCACAGTACAACTCGAAAGAGCTTGGCGCTATCGCGATGACATTAAGCGATTGGCGACTAAAACCTAGCGGTACTGAAGGAATGCGAACCGCCGAAGTTGCGCTTGGCGGAGTGAATTGTGATGAACTATCTTCGAAAACACTTGAAGCAAAACACGTCAATGGACTTTATTTCATTGGTGAAAGCATTGATGTGACAGGACATCTTGGTGGCTACAACTTTCAATGGGCTTGGGCGTCAGGATGGTGCGCGGGGCAATATGTGTAA